Proteins encoded by one window of Fusobacterium varium:
- a CDS encoding PTS transporter subunit EIIC, translating into MKSYTDKVQKFGRSLLLPIGVMAPIGMILGITGAFVQSYMIAKFPVLGNPVINVTLKSLRTIAGTVFDNIPLLFAMGVAYGLSKKDKGIAVFASVLSYLVLIVSMSVCLQVSGNMADSAVMSQMGQIKILGIQTLNINAMGGILAGAIAAWATDKFYNLELPIAFAFFAGKKSVSIICMGIMVVIGVVLPFIWQHFVTGLTGLSVVFLSKFGPFFTAGGERLFIPFGLHHLWNALFRFTEAGGSYVIDGTTFVGVVPTMGEILFKQGPDSQYWSLMPKLTRFMVQQQMLCTMFAFPAIALAMYKTAYKENKKMVKGLMITCVVTALLGNVTEPLEFSFVFLSPVLYAIYACIIGLGAVCLSLANVAIGYIRGTIFDFVIFGLLYKGTNWLYFIIIGLCLSVVTYFIFKWFILKFDIKTPGREEAILTTNELIKEKRYGEIAKIVIEGLGGKGNIKNVDNCITRLRIDLVDSKLVDQKILEKSGYTGIFFPMANHIHLVYGPLVEFVRNAVDDELKK; encoded by the coding sequence ATGAAAAGTTATACTGATAAAGTTCAAAAATTTGGTCGTTCTCTATTATTACCAATAGGTGTTATGGCTCCTATTGGAATGATTTTAGGGATTACTGGTGCTTTTGTTCAAAGTTATATGATTGCTAAATTTCCTGTTTTAGGAAATCCAGTTATTAATGTTACATTAAAAAGTCTTAGAACAATAGCTGGAACAGTATTTGATAATATTCCTTTATTATTTGCTATGGGAGTTGCTTATGGATTAAGTAAAAAAGATAAAGGAATAGCTGTTTTTGCATCTGTTTTAAGCTATTTAGTTTTAATAGTATCAATGAGTGTGTGTTTACAAGTAAGTGGGAATATGGCAGACTCAGCTGTAATGAGTCAAATGGGACAAATAAAAATATTAGGAATTCAAACGTTAAATATAAATGCAATGGGTGGAATTTTAGCTGGAGCAATAGCAGCTTGGGCAACTGATAAATTTTATAATCTAGAATTACCAATAGCTTTTGCTTTCTTCGCTGGAAAGAAATCTGTATCTATAATATGTATGGGAATAATGGTAGTTATAGGAGTTGTTCTTCCTTTTATATGGCAACATTTTGTAACAGGGCTTACTGGGTTATCTGTGGTATTTTTAAGTAAATTTGGTCCTTTCTTCACTGCTGGAGGAGAAAGATTGTTTATTCCTTTTGGACTTCATCATCTATGGAATGCGTTATTTAGATTTACAGAAGCTGGGGGAAGTTATGTAATAGATGGAACTACTTTTGTTGGAGTTGTTCCTACAATGGGAGAGATTCTTTTTAAACAAGGTCCAGATTCTCAATATTGGTCATTGATGCCAAAATTAACTAGATTTATGGTTCAACAACAAATGCTTTGTACTATGTTTGCTTTTCCTGCTATAGCTTTAGCTATGTATAAAACTGCTTATAAAGAAAATAAGAAGATGGTAAAAGGATTGATGATTACTTGTGTAGTAACTGCACTATTAGGAAATGTAACAGAACCATTAGAATTTTCATTTGTATTTTTATCACCAGTTCTTTATGCAATATATGCTTGCATAATAGGTTTAGGAGCGGTTTGTCTATCTTTAGCTAATGTTGCTATTGGTTATATTCGTGGAACTATTTTTGACTTTGTAATCTTTGGATTATTATATAAAGGAACTAACTGGTTATATTTTATTATAATAGGTTTATGTCTTTCAGTAGTTACTTACTTTATTTTTAAATGGTTTATTTTAAAATTTGATATAAAAACTCCTGGAAGAGAGGAAGCTATTTTAACTACTAATGAATTAATAAAAGAGAAGAGATATGGTGAAATTGCTAAAATTGTAATAGAAGGTTTAGGAGGAAAGGGAAATATTAAAAATGTTGACAACTGTATCACTAGATTAAGAATAGATTTAGTAGATAGTAAATTAGTTGATCAAAAAATTCTAGAAAAATCTGGATATACAGGAATTTTCTTTCCAATGGCTAATCATATTCATTTAGTATATGGTCCTTTAGTTGAATTTGTAAGAAATGCTGTAGATGACGAGTTAAAAAAATAG
- a CDS encoding MurR/RpiR family transcriptional regulator, with translation MEKLIKFYDDLTNSEKEIFDYIFNHQDEVKNMKIMDLAKKILVSKTLIINMTQKLGFSGYTDFKYYLKSGNIPKIKKDEYESIQSNLKEDIEKTFSLVNTKEIKNIVREIQKVKTIYVVARGTSKSVGSHLNHLLLTLGFRCIFLEDYNLITNVAKTLESNELVILISLSGKTDKVLEIARIAKIKKTKIVSITNFYKNPLSSLADFKLYCISEQKDTKVNDSASRIGMYLIVEIIIETLKYQMT, from the coding sequence ATGGAAAAGTTAATAAAATTTTATGATGACTTAACTAATAGTGAGAAAGAGATTTTTGATTACATATTTAATCATCAAGATGAAGTTAAAAATATGAAAATAATGGATTTAGCTAAAAAAATATTAGTTTCAAAAACATTGATAATAAATATGACCCAAAAATTAGGTTTTAGTGGATATACAGATTTTAAATATTATTTAAAATCTGGGAATATACCTAAAATAAAAAAAGATGAGTATGAAAGTATTCAATCAAATTTAAAAGAAGATATAGAAAAAACATTTTCTTTAGTAAATACTAAGGAGATAAAAAATATAGTTAGAGAGATTCAAAAGGTAAAAACTATATATGTTGTCGCTAGAGGAACAAGTAAATCTGTAGGATCTCATTTAAATCATTTGCTTTTAACTTTAGGATTTAGATGTATATTTTTAGAAGATTATAATTTGATCACTAATGTTGCTAAAACATTAGAAAGTAATGAGTTAGTTATTCTAATTTCTCTTTCAGGAAAGACAGATAAAGTATTGGAGATAGCTAGAATAGCAAAAATAAAAAAAACTAAAATAGTTTCTATCACTAATTTTTATAAAAACCCTTTAAGCTCATTAGCTGATTTCAAGTTATACTGTATATCAGAGCAAAAAGATACTAAAGTAAATGATAGTGCTTCTAGAATAGGAATGTATTTAATAGTTGAAATTATAATAGAAACTTTAAAGTATCAAATGACATAA